From the genome of Papaver somniferum cultivar HN1 chromosome 2, ASM357369v1, whole genome shotgun sequence, one region includes:
- the LOC113352765 gene encoding protein starmaker-like, with the protein MDEENVLRKSEKKKHKRNKENDDFSNSEVPKEKKKKHRKSEEIETLTASEIPTEKKKKHKRNKEVEALSSSEVPTEETKKKKHNKSKEKEASSSSEVPTEETKKKHRKSEEKEALITPEGSEEKEGGSDNGREESGKHKKKKHKERVTECNDVECATDEAASQGKDHSDVSGEVNDEHVKKGKGKKNKRKNENGGDSGESCIEKSDGEAESGSCSSKKRNREEEVLDVDIGEGKKKKKKKKKKGSKLDAHIENINANVGDVETENNFGSANEHLRNSYSKKSSKRVKFANHVEVFPASDDQDEQEENPGTELIRGNYTKEEDQIIKDAIYKYIESSMCPCCGPVVNLVMHIEHILSY; encoded by the exons ATGGATGAAGAGAATGTATTGCGAAAGAGCGAAAAGAAGAAGCACAAAAGAAACAAGGAGAATGACGATTTTAGCAATTCCGAAGTAcccaaagagaagaagaagaagcacagGAAAAGCGAGGAAATAGAGACTTTAACTGCCTCAGAAATAcctacagagaagaagaagaagcacaagAGAAACAAGGAAGTAGAGGCTTTGAGCTCTTCAGAAGTACCTACGGaggaaacgaagaagaagaagcacaaCAAAAGCAAGGAAAAAGAGGCTTCGAGCTCTTCAGAAGTACCTACAGAGGAGACGAAGAAGAAGCACAGGAAAAGCGAGGAAAAAGAGGCTTTAATTACCCCAGAA GGGTCTGAGGAGAAAGAAGGTGGGTCTGATAATGGGAGAGAAGAAAGTGGTAAACACAAAAAGAAGAAACACAAGGAAAGGGTTACGGAGTGCAATGATGTAGAATGTGCAACTGATGAAGCGGCTTCTCAAGGGAAGGATCACAGTGATGTGAGCGGTGAGGTAAATGATGAGCATGTGAAGAAGGGGAagggtaaaaaaaataaaagaaagaacgAAAATGGAGGTGATTCTGGAGAAAGCTGCATTGAGAAGTCTGACGGTGAGGCTGAATCTGGTTCTTGTTCTTCTAAGAAGAGGAATAGAGAGGAGGAAGTGCTGGACGTAGATAtaggagaggggaagaagaagaagaagaagaagaaaaagaaagggtCCAAATTGGatgcacatattgagaatataaaTGCGAATGTTGGAGATGTTGAAACAGAAAACAATTTCGGAAGTGCAAATGAGCATTTGAGAAACTCGTATTCCAAAAAGTCATCCAAAAGAGTAAAATTTGCTAATCATGTAGAAGTCTTTCCTGCATCTGATGACCAAGATGAGCAGGAGGAAAACCCAGGAACTGAGTTGATTCGAGGTAACTATACAAAGGAAGAAGATCAAATAATCAAAGATGCCATTTACAAGTATATAGAG AGTTCTATGTGCCCTTGTTGTGGACCTGTGGTGAATCTGGTGATGCACATCGAACACATATTGTCTTACTAG